A single region of the Vicia villosa cultivar HV-30 ecotype Madison, WI linkage group LG4, Vvil1.0, whole genome shotgun sequence genome encodes:
- the LOC131598324 gene encoding uncharacterized protein LOC131598324, with product MQIGKQPSTNSTKGEYLSQFTAFFHPYIDDINDVEPDRNCGFHCISSALEWGQDASYDVQRQLHTEIHQHEELFFKLFYVTVSYVSNSLFVKYLGVQGKEKWMLIPDMGYPTASRYSVVFVSLSMKMNITFFPLLIAPPPYTSRHTIIVVDFVNCNHWIQVKLRLDCSLALVTDRWRKNCSIDVKTWESAYVGRFRH from the coding sequence ATGCAAATTGGTAAGCAACCTTCTACCAATTCTACAAAAGGAGAGTACTTGTCACAATTTACTGCTTTTTTTCATCCATACATCGATGACATTAATGATGTTGAACCAGATAGAAATTGTGGTTTCCATTGTATTTCATCTGCATTAGAATGGGGGCAAGATGCAAGTTATGATGTTCAAAGACAATTGCATACTGAAATCCATCAACATGAAGAATTGTTTTTTAAGTTGTTCTATGTCACTGTCTCTTATGTTAGTAATTCATTATTCGTAAAATACTTGGGTGTTCAGGGTAAGGAGAAATGGATGTTGATTCCAGATATGGGTTACCCAACTGCTTCTAGATATAGTGttgtatttgtttctctttccatgaAAATGAACATAACATTTTTCCCGCTTCTCATAGCTCCACCCCCATACACGAGTCGACATACAAtcattgttgttgattttgtcaaCTGTAATCATTGGATTCAGGTAAAGTTGAGACTCGATTGTTCACTGGCTCTCGTCACTGATCGTTGGAGGAAGAATTGTTCTATTGATGTAAAAACATGGGAATCAGCATATGTAGGTCGGTTCAGACATTGA
- the LOC131600303 gene encoding uncharacterized protein LOC131600303 has translation MLLSKHKKNHNANGGKRLLVSINVLGSAGPIRFVVDEEELVEAVIDTTLKCYAREERLPRLGSDHRDFFLYCPHHGSDAALSPWEKIGSHGARNFVLCKKPHTTIEAADNGSGTSSLSRRGSGSWRSWFHLNLKISSH, from the exons ATGTTGTTGAGCAAGCATAAGAAGAATCACAACGCCAATGGCGGCAAGAGGCTGTTGGTTAGCATCAATGTGCTGGGAAGTGCTGGCCCGATTCGGTTTGTTGTGGATGAGGAGGAGCTTGTTGAGGCCGTTATTGATACTACTTTGAAGTGTTATGCACGTGAAGAACGGTTACCGCGACTGGGGAGTGATCATAGAGATTTCTTTCTATACTGTCCTCATCATGGATCTGATG CGGCTTTGAGTCCATGGGAAAAAATCGGATCACACGGAGCTCGGAATTTCGTGTTATGCAAGAAGCCACACACTACAATTGAAGCAGCTGATAATGGAAGTGGGACTTCGTCACTTTCACGCAGGGGAAGTGGTAGTTGGAGGTCTTGGTTCCACCTCAACCTTAAAATTTCTTCCCATTAA
- the LOC131595950 gene encoding protein C2-DOMAIN ABA-RELATED 9-like: MMDNILGLLKLRIKRGINLAIRDANSSDPYVVVHMGDQKLKTRVVKNNCNPEWNEELTLSIRDIKTPIRLTVFDKDTFSVDDKMGDADVDLKPYAQAIQMKLATLPDGCAIKRVQANRTNCLAEESSCIWKSGKIIQEMILRLRNVESGELVVEIEWVDIPGSTGLLGGHS, encoded by the exons ATGATGGATAATATTCTTGGTCTTCTCAAACTTCGTATCAAAAGAGGAATCAATCTTGCCATTCGTGATGCTAATTCCAGTGATCCTTATGTTGTTGTCCACATGGGTGATCAG AAGCTGAAGACTCGAGTAGTGAAAAACAATTGCAACCCTGAATGGAACGAAGAGTTAACCCTTTCAATAAGGGATATTAAAACTCCAATACGTCTC ACAGTTTTTGACAAAGACACATTCTCCGTAGATGACAAAATGGGTGATGCAGATGTAGACTTGAAACCATATGCTCAAGCTATACAAATGAAGTTGGCCACTCTTCCAGATGGTTGTGCAATCAAGAGGGTTCAAGCAAATAGGACTAATTGTCTTGCTGAAGAGAGTAGTTGTATTTGGAAAAGTGGAAAGATAATTCAAGAAATGATTCTAAGATTGAGAAATGTTGAGAGTGGGGAATTGGTTGTGGAAATTGAGTGGGTGGATATTCCTGGTAGCACAGGTCTATTAGGGGGACATAGTTAA